In a genomic window of Pieris brassicae chromosome 7, ilPieBrab1.1, whole genome shotgun sequence:
- the LOC123712508 gene encoding WD repeat-containing protein 82 — translation MIKLVDPVVRSFKVAKVFRENTDKINSIDFSPSGETLISCSEDDQIVIYDCEKGTQMITVNSKKYGVDLIHFTHAKNTAIHSSTKVDDTIRYLSLHDNKYIRYFPGHTKKVVTLCLSPVEDTFLSGSLDKTLRLWDLRSPNCQGLMHLSGRPVAAYDPEGLIFAAGVNSESIKLYDLRSFDKGPFVTFKLNHEKECDWTGLKFSRDGKTMLISTNGSIIRLVDAYHGTPLQTFTGHLNNKGIPIEASFSPDSQYIFSGSTDGRVHVWNADTGYKVCVLNGDHPAPIQCVQFNPKYMLLASACTNMAFWLPTIDDV, via the coding sequence ATGATAAAGTTAGTGGATCCAGTGGTTCGAAGTTTTAAAGTGGCGAAGGTGTTTCGTGAAAATACTGACAAAATAAACAGCATTGACTTTTCTCCGAGTGGTGAAACTCTTATATCGTGTAGTGAAGATGACCAGATAGTTATATATGATTGTGAAAAGGGAACCCAGATGATAACTGTAAACAGCAAAAAATATGGTGTTgatttgatacattttacgCACGCAAAAAACACAGCTATACACAGTTCTACCAAAGTAGATGACACCATCAGGTATTTGTCTCTTCatgataacaaatatattcgATATTTTCCAGGACATACTAAAAAAGTTGTTACACTTTGCTTATCTCCAGTAGAGGATACTTTCCTTTCTGGTTCGTTAGACAAAACATTACGTCTTTGGGATTTGCGGTCTCCAAATTGCCAAGGCCTCATGCATCTTTCGGGAAGACCCGTAGCTGCTTATGATCCAGAGGGATTAATATTTGCTGCTGGTGTAAACTCAGaaagtataaaattgtatgactTGAGATCTTTTGACAAAGGTCcttttgttacatttaaattaaatcatgaGAAAGAATGTGATTGGACAGGATTGAAATTTTCAAGAGATGGAAAAACTATGCTTATAAGTACAAATGGTTCAATAATTAGATTAGTTGATGCATATCATGGGACTCCATTGCAGACATTTACAGGGCACCTTAATAATAAAGGTATACCAATAGAAGCATCATTTAGTCCTGATTCACAATACATTTTCAGTGGTTCAACTGATGGAAGAGTTCATGTTTGGAATGCTGATACTGGATACAAAGTATGTGTTCTTAATGGAGATCATCCAGCACCCATACAATGTGTTCAATTTAACCCTAAATACATGCTTCTAGCTTCTGCATGCACCAATATGGCATTTTGGCTACCAACAATAGATGATGTTTAG